One window of Lacerta agilis isolate rLacAgi1 chromosome 14, rLacAgi1.pri, whole genome shotgun sequence genomic DNA carries:
- the LOC117059161 gene encoding LOW QUALITY PROTEIN: hairy/enhancer-of-split related with YRPW motif protein 1-like (The sequence of the model RefSeq protein was modified relative to this genomic sequence to represent the inferred CDS: inserted 2 bases in 1 codon) — translation MKRSHPDYSSSDSEELDEPIEVEKESGDENGNLSSAPGSMSPTTTSQILARKRRRGIIEKRRRDRINNSLSELRRLVXLVQGSAKLEKAEILQMTVDHLKMLHTAGGKGYFDAHALAMDYRSPGFRECLAEVARYLSIIEGLDTSDPLRVRLVSHLNNYASQREAASSSHTGLGHIPWGSAFGHHPHISHPLLLPQNGHTTTSSTATSTEGHHHHSRSGAPHAESSSLRAPPNGSIGPVIPVVTSASKLSPPLLSSMASPSAFPFSFGSFHLLSPNALSPSTPAQSAGLGKPYRPWGTEIGAF, via the exons ATGAAGCGCTCGCACCCGGACTACAGCTCCTCCGACAGCGAGGAGCTGGATGAGCCCATCGAGGTGGAGAAGGAGAGCGGAGACGAGAATGGAAACTTGAGCTCCGCTCCAGGTTCCATGTCTCCAACCACCACTTCCCAAATTCTGGCTCGGAAAAGACGCAGGGGGATTATTGAAAAACGCCGCAGGGATCGGATCAACAATAGCTTGTCAGAGCTGAGGAGGCTGGT CCTAGTGCAGGGATCAGCTAAACTGGAGAAAGCTGAAATCCTGCAGATGACTGTGGATCACCTGAAAATGTTGCACACAGCAGGGGGGAAAGGCTACTTTGATGCTCACGCTCTTGCTATGGACTATCGAAGTCCGGGCTTCCGAGAGTGTTTGGCCGAAGTTGCCCGCTACCTGAGCATCATCGAAGGTCTGGACACTTCTGATCCTCTCCGTGTCCGCCTTGTGTCTCACCTGAATAATTACGCCTCTCAAAGGGAAGCCGCAAGCAGTTCCCATACAGGGCTTGGACACATCCCTTGGGGCAGTGCCTTTGGACATCATCCTCACATCTCCCACCCATTACTTCTGCCTCAGAACGGGCATACTACTACGAGCAGCACCGCAACTTCCACAGAAGGTCATCATCACCACAGCAGAAGTGGGGCTCCCCATGCTGAATCATCTTCACTGAGAGCACCCCCTAATGGCAGCATTGGACCAGTGATTCCCGTGGTCACTTCAGCTTCTAAACTCTCTCCTCCCTTGCTGTCTTCCATGGCTTCCCCGTCTGCATTCCCCTTTTCTTTTGGTTCGTTCCATCTGTTGTCCCCCAATGCTCTCAGCCCGTCTACACCGGCACAGTCGGCCGGCCTTGGCAAACCTTACAGACCATGGGGAACGGAGATTGGCGCATTTTAA